A genomic stretch from Candidatus Kapaibacterium thiocyanatum includes:
- a CDS encoding iron/manganese transporter: MKHPSPSLEEVHQSVDTRSRNGFFRRLLAFMGPAYLVAVGYMDPGNWATDIAGGSKFGYTLLWVLVLSNLIALLLQSLSSRLGLVRRMDLAQASRQTYPPFVNFVLYGLAELAIAACDLAEVLGMAIGLQLLFGIPLLWGVVITLLDTFILMAIMRGNVRRLEAIVLGLITIIGLAFLSQVIMSKPDAGTLVTGLVPRIPNTEALYIAIGIIGATVMPHNLYLHSALVQTRLFSRDRRGILEALKFNVIDSAVALNLALFVNAAILVVAASAFYTRGLHDVTEIQDAHKLLAPLLGSDIAPILFAVALIAAGQSSTVTGTLAGQVVMEGYLGLRLRPWLRRIVTRAIAIIPAVIVILVAGEEAVGELLVLSQVILSLQLGFAIIPLIHFVSDRREMGEFAIGRIVRFLAWLSAFVIIGLNGRLVYAEIAGWMESSATPYIYWLTVVPACLFFVAILVYATVMPLRTHRRRHILMPHKEQHGAMDLNVDIRYSRIAVTVDFSDVDENALRAAVSMGDTGSTIILFHAVETPGALVMGEEAYDRETSADRTRLERYADEIRRTGRSAEVRICHGEPRKVLVGQVAESGADLLVMAGHGHSGISDIVHGATIDAIRHKISIPMLVV; this comes from the coding sequence ATGAAACACCCTAGTCCGTCCCTCGAGGAAGTACATCAGAGCGTCGATACGCGCAGCCGCAATGGCTTCTTCCGCAGGTTGCTGGCCTTCATGGGGCCGGCATATCTCGTCGCCGTCGGCTACATGGATCCGGGCAACTGGGCAACGGACATCGCCGGGGGCAGCAAGTTCGGCTATACGCTGTTGTGGGTGCTCGTCCTGTCCAATCTCATTGCATTGCTGCTGCAGAGCCTCAGTTCCCGGCTCGGTCTCGTACGTCGCATGGACCTTGCGCAGGCTTCGCGACAGACCTATCCGCCCTTCGTCAATTTCGTCCTCTATGGCCTGGCCGAACTCGCCATCGCGGCCTGCGACCTGGCCGAGGTTCTCGGTATGGCCATCGGCCTGCAACTCCTCTTCGGCATCCCTCTTCTCTGGGGTGTCGTCATCACGCTGCTCGACACGTTCATCCTGATGGCCATCATGCGCGGAAACGTGCGCAGACTGGAAGCCATCGTCCTCGGCCTCATCACCATCATCGGCCTGGCCTTTCTTTCCCAGGTCATCATGTCGAAACCCGATGCGGGGACGCTGGTAACGGGACTGGTTCCACGCATTCCGAATACCGAGGCCCTCTATATCGCCATCGGAATCATCGGTGCGACGGTCATGCCGCACAACCTCTATCTCCACTCCGCCCTCGTACAGACCCGCCTGTTCTCGCGCGACCGACGCGGTATCCTCGAAGCGTTGAAGTTCAACGTCATCGACTCGGCCGTGGCCCTGAACCTGGCACTCTTCGTCAATGCTGCCATCCTGGTGGTCGCGGCCTCGGCGTTCTATACGCGCGGACTGCATGACGTCACGGAGATCCAGGACGCCCATAAGCTTCTGGCTCCACTGCTCGGCAGCGACATCGCACCCATTCTCTTCGCCGTGGCACTGATCGCGGCGGGACAAAGCAGTACCGTCACGGGGACGCTTGCCGGTCAGGTCGTCATGGAGGGATATCTGGGGCTGCGCCTGCGCCCCTGGCTGCGCCGCATCGTTACACGTGCCATCGCCATCATTCCTGCCGTCATCGTCATTCTCGTGGCTGGAGAAGAAGCCGTCGGCGAGCTTCTGGTACTGTCGCAGGTGATCCTCAGTCTGCAGTTGGGCTTCGCCATCATTCCCCTCATCCATTTCGTCAGCGACCGCCGGGAGATGGGGGAATTCGCCATTGGGCGAATCGTGAGGTTCCTCGCGTGGTTGAGTGCCTTCGTCATCATCGGTCTGAACGGCCGCCTCGTCTACGCGGAGATCGCCGGATGGATGGAATCGAGTGCAACACCCTACATCTATTGGCTGACGGTCGTACCCGCCTGCCTGTTCTTCGTCGCAATCCTCGTCTATGCCACCGTCATGCCCTTACGCACACATCGCAGACGACACATTCTCATGCCGCACAAGGAGCAGCATGGCGCGATGGATCTGAACGTCGACATACGCTATTCCCGCATCGCCGTGACGGTCGATTTCTCGGATGTGGACGAGAATGCGCTCCGTGCAGCCGTTTCGATGGGAGACACCGGCAGTACGATCATCCTGTTCCATGCCGTGGAGACACCGGGCGCACTGGTCATGGGTGAAGAGGCCTACGACAGGGAGACGAGCGCTGACCGTACACGTCTGGAGCGCTACGCCGATGAGATACGTCGGACCGGACGCAGTGCGGAAGTACGGATATGTCACGGTGAGCCCCGCAAGGTCCTGGTCGGGCAGGTCGCGGAAAGCGGCGCCGATCTGCTCGTCATGGCAGGGCATGGTCACTCCGGCATCAGCGACATCGTCCATGGTGCGACGATCGACGCCATCCGGCACAAGATTTCGATCCCGATGCTGGTGGTCTGA
- a CDS encoding multidrug transporter AcrB — MNITRFSVENYRFTLVMFIAVLALGITSLLTMPRSEDPDIISPQFAIVIVYPGTTPSDMEQLVVDPFEKKINELDDIKRIKTDINDGLAVIQVEYKFESNADDKYQEIVREVNSIRKDLPADINSITIRKFTPTDVNILQFALVSESVPYSVLQHHADELKDRLEKVRGLKNIDAQGFPDQQVQVELNLDKMAQMHVPTSAVLGALQSENVNMPGGSITAGNRKFNVKTSGDYGSLDEIAATVIASTGGSIVRLSDVASVTMGYEDETHITRLDGHRCVFVTASQKSGQNIIDVRKDVEPVIQDFRSTLPASVDFLTVFDQTESVSTRLLRFAKDFSIAILLVLITLLPLGFRASVVVMISIPLSLSIGLTLLNLFGFNINQLSIVGMIVALGILVDDSIVVVENIERFLRMGVERTKAAIGATSQISLAVLGCTVLLMFAFLPLMFLPEAAGAFIRSLPMAVITTVFASMVVSLTVVPFLASHLLRNHGVGEENFFLRGLKKIISGSYSKVLDAALHRPKMTLVIAFSIFAGAIALVPVVGFSLFPKSEKPMFLVNIEMPNGTNIHATNEVTRDVERVLRSKGSVIRNFSTNVGKGNPRIYYNVTQRNEAENFAQIFVQLQPETGTKEKIAVIDDLRERLNHIAGVKIEVKDFEQGPPIDAPLAYRIYGEDLDTLRAVAARIETLLKRTGGTLYVNNPLSVQPTDARIRINKDKAGMLGIPTGEIDRTVRLGIAGLNIGTYRNGNEDEMNINVSIPHKGPTASFDVFDALYVQSLTGTTIPLRNVTDVEFETSPNLIRHYDKERTVTVSSFLKTGYNTARVNAAIVEQLRTFPFPTGVRYQVAGEQESRSESFSGLGIIILVTVFGFIAVLILEFKTFKSIAIVLSVIPLGIIGAVAALLLAGETFSFTATIGMIALVGIEVKNSLLLVDFTNQLRAQGKGLIEAIQEAGEIRFVPIVLTSLTAIGGLLPLVIEYNQLYSPLAIVIIGGLVSSTLLSRLVTPVMYLLLPPDVEARPAEAPLSGTV, encoded by the coding sequence ATGAACATCACACGATTCTCGGTAGAGAACTATCGGTTCACCCTCGTCATGTTCATCGCCGTGCTGGCGCTGGGCATCACATCCCTCCTGACCATGCCCAGGAGCGAGGACCCCGACATCATCTCGCCCCAGTTCGCCATCGTCATCGTCTACCCCGGTACGACACCATCCGACATGGAACAGCTCGTCGTCGACCCCTTCGAGAAGAAGATCAACGAACTCGACGACATCAAGCGCATCAAGACCGACATCAACGACGGCCTCGCTGTCATCCAGGTCGAATACAAGTTCGAATCGAATGCCGACGACAAGTATCAGGAAATCGTACGCGAAGTGAATTCCATCAGGAAGGACCTTCCCGCAGACATCAACAGCATCACCATTCGCAAGTTCACGCCGACGGACGTGAACATCCTCCAGTTCGCCCTGGTCAGCGAGAGCGTCCCTTATTCCGTATTGCAGCATCATGCCGACGAGTTGAAGGACAGGCTCGAGAAGGTACGTGGGCTGAAGAACATCGATGCACAGGGCTTCCCCGATCAGCAGGTGCAGGTAGAGCTGAACCTCGACAAGATGGCGCAGATGCACGTTCCGACGTCTGCCGTACTCGGTGCGCTCCAGAGCGAGAACGTCAACATGCCTGGTGGCAGTATCACGGCCGGAAACCGGAAGTTCAACGTGAAGACGAGCGGCGACTACGGCTCACTCGACGAGATAGCGGCGACGGTCATCGCCTCGACGGGAGGATCGATCGTTCGTCTTTCCGACGTGGCTTCGGTCACGATGGGGTACGAGGACGAGACGCACATCACACGTCTCGACGGCCACCGCTGCGTGTTCGTAACGGCCAGCCAGAAGAGCGGGCAGAACATCATCGATGTCCGCAAGGACGTGGAGCCGGTCATCCAGGACTTCCGATCCACCCTTCCGGCGTCGGTGGACTTCCTCACCGTCTTCGATCAGACGGAAAGCGTCTCAACACGTCTGCTACGCTTCGCCAAGGATTTCAGCATCGCCATCCTCCTCGTCCTGATCACTCTGCTTCCGCTCGGTTTCCGTGCTTCGGTCGTGGTGATGATCTCCATCCCCTTGTCCCTTTCCATCGGACTCACGCTGCTCAATCTCTTCGGATTCAACATCAACCAGTTATCCATCGTTGGCATGATCGTCGCCCTGGGTATCCTGGTCGACGACTCCATCGTCGTGGTCGAGAACATCGAACGATTCCTGCGCATGGGTGTGGAACGTACCAAGGCAGCCATCGGCGCCACCTCGCAGATATCCCTTGCGGTACTCGGCTGTACCGTTCTCCTCATGTTCGCCTTCCTGCCGCTGATGTTCCTGCCCGAAGCCGCAGGCGCCTTCATCCGCAGCCTGCCCATGGCCGTGATCACGACGGTCTTCGCATCGATGGTCGTATCGCTCACGGTGGTCCCCTTCCTCGCCAGTCACCTGCTCAGGAATCATGGCGTCGGCGAAGAGAACTTCTTCCTCCGTGGTCTGAAGAAGATCATCAGCGGCAGCTACAGCAAGGTGCTCGATGCCGCATTGCACCGTCCGAAGATGACCCTCGTCATCGCCTTCTCCATCTTCGCGGGAGCCATCGCCCTCGTCCCCGTCGTCGGCTTCAGTCTGTTCCCGAAGTCGGAGAAGCCGATGTTCCTCGTGAACATCGAGATGCCGAACGGTACGAATATCCATGCGACGAACGAGGTCACACGCGACGTGGAACGGGTGCTACGGTCGAAGGGATCGGTCATCCGGAACTTCTCTACCAACGTCGGCAAGGGAAATCCCCGCATTTACTACAACGTGACGCAGCGTAACGAGGCCGAGAACTTCGCCCAGATCTTCGTCCAGCTCCAGCCGGAGACCGGAACGAAGGAGAAGATCGCCGTCATCGACGACTTGCGCGAACGCCTGAACCATATCGCCGGGGTGAAGATCGAGGTCAAGGACTTCGAGCAGGGACCGCCGATCGATGCCCCTCTCGCCTATCGCATCTACGGTGAGGATCTGGATACGCTACGTGCTGTCGCAGCACGCATCGAAACATTGCTGAAACGGACCGGCGGCACGCTCTATGTGAACAACCCCCTCAGCGTCCAGCCTACCGATGCACGTATCCGCATCAACAAGGACAAGGCCGGCATGCTCGGTATTCCGACGGGAGAGATCGACAGGACGGTACGCCTCGGCATCGCAGGGCTGAACATCGGCACCTATCGCAACGGTAACGAGGACGAGATGAACATCAATGTCTCGATACCGCACAAGGGACCGACGGCCTCGTTCGATGTCTTCGATGCTCTCTACGTCCAGTCACTGACCGGCACGACGATTCCGCTCCGGAACGTCACCGACGTCGAGTTCGAGACGTCACCCAACCTGATACGGCACTACGACAAGGAACGCACGGTCACCGTCTCCTCGTTCCTGAAGACCGGCTACAACACGGCGCGTGTGAATGCGGCCATCGTCGAGCAACTCAGGACGTTCCCGTTTCCGACCGGTGTCCGCTATCAGGTCGCCGGAGAGCAGGAAAGCCGCAGCGAGAGCTTCTCCGGACTGGGCATCATCATCCTCGTGACGGTCTTCGGCTTCATCGCCGTCCTCATCCTCGAATTCAAGACGTTCAAGAGCATCGCCATCGTCCTGTCCGTGATTCCCCTCGGCATCATCGGTGCCGTGGCGGCACTCCTGCTTGCCGGCGAGACGTTCTCCTTCACGGCGACGATCGGTATGATCGCCCTCGTGGGAATCGAAGTGAAGAACTCGTTACTGCTGGTAGACTTCACGAATCAGCTTCGTGCCCAGGGCAAAGGCCTGATCGAGGCCATCCAGGAAGCGGGCGAAATACGGTTCGTGCCCATCGTCCTTACATCCCTCACGGCCATCGGCGGACTGTTGCCGCTGGTCATCGAATACAATCAGCTCTACTCTCCCCTGGCCATCGTCATCATCGGCGGGCTTGTCAGCTCCACCCTCCTGTCCCGTCTGGTGACGCCAGTCATGTACCTGCTTCTTCCTCCGGACGTCGAAGCTCGACCGGCCGAAGCGCCGCTCTCGGGGACGGTATGA
- a CDS encoding phenylalanine--tRNA ligase subunit beta: protein MNISHRWLQEFVELDPVAWPPSRIGQVLTDLGIEVEHIDDQAKALEGFLTGFVKERIQHPNADKLSVCTVDVGEGADRTIVCGAPNVAAGQVVAVAIDGAVVPNGGFVIARRKLRGVESQGMICSKAELNLGEDHDGIWVLPADTPIGLPLAEVIGRNDVIYDMAVTPNRADCLSHIGIARELKAAMREDPHTTSYKVGPIAAQPGADATVQAVDKELCPRYAIRTIRGVKVQESPQWMKDRLTAVGLRPRNVVVDVTNYVLMECGQPLHAFDAGKLKGGTIIVRRAMDGEDFVTLDSKSRTLRGDMLMICDAERPVAIAGVMGGENSEIDEATTDIVIESACFNPSSIRRTAKALGISSDASYRFERGVDIENIIGALDRATELICSLAGGTPGETIDVYPEPYVRPTFRVRNERMRSMNGIDVDDASIRSICTSIGCEIGDADASSFMVTVPSWRVDLHEEIDICEEVARLVGLDNIPAATHARVVMSGGGLRADLKPAPLTRRLRTTLADMGFSECYTLVQTSPELAQAGGGDVVMLKNALGRENSAMRTSMMTSLLASAALNHRHGAESIRLFEAGKVFFADGKEELRVREEERLALLWTGLAERHWSAKDRPADLYDVIGTVRTMLERCGIDNVVFRPAEASTIWSVNVLNVVVRGAVIGHIGQVSTALCAQLDLDRPVHAAEIGIRTLQQGTKSYTAIGQYPAMRRDVAFVVDDAVTAGDIAKVVRSSSSTLLREVDVFDVYRDVRQLGEGRKSIGIALTFRSDERTLVDGDVDDVVRSIISAAATTLGASVRGGTDQESA, encoded by the coding sequence ATGAACATTTCTCATCGCTGGTTGCAGGAATTCGTGGAACTGGACCCGGTCGCGTGGCCGCCGTCCCGTATCGGTCAGGTGTTGACCGATCTGGGAATCGAAGTGGAACACATCGACGACCAGGCCAAGGCTCTCGAAGGATTCCTGACCGGCTTCGTCAAAGAACGTATCCAGCATCCGAATGCCGACAAGTTGAGCGTCTGTACGGTCGACGTCGGCGAGGGCGCGGACCGTACGATCGTCTGCGGGGCGCCGAACGTGGCGGCCGGACAGGTCGTGGCCGTGGCTATCGATGGTGCCGTGGTGCCGAACGGCGGCTTCGTGATCGCCCGCCGCAAGCTGCGGGGCGTGGAGTCGCAAGGCATGATCTGCTCGAAGGCCGAGCTGAACCTTGGTGAAGATCACGATGGAATCTGGGTGCTGCCCGCTGATACGCCGATAGGCCTGCCACTGGCCGAGGTGATCGGACGTAACGACGTGATCTACGACATGGCCGTGACGCCGAATCGCGCAGACTGTCTGTCCCATATCGGTATCGCCCGCGAACTGAAGGCGGCGATGCGCGAGGATCCCCACACGACGTCGTACAAGGTCGGGCCTATCGCAGCGCAACCCGGAGCGGATGCAACGGTACAGGCCGTGGATAAGGAACTCTGCCCGCGATATGCGATTCGCACGATCCGCGGCGTGAAGGTGCAGGAATCTCCCCAATGGATGAAGGATCGGCTGACGGCCGTGGGCCTGCGTCCACGTAACGTCGTCGTCGACGTCACCAACTACGTGCTGATGGAATGCGGTCAGCCGCTGCATGCCTTCGACGCCGGGAAGTTGAAGGGCGGTACGATCATCGTGCGCCGTGCCATGGATGGGGAGGACTTCGTCACACTCGACTCGAAGTCGCGCACATTACGTGGCGATATGCTGATGATCTGCGACGCCGAACGCCCGGTGGCCATCGCCGGCGTGATGGGCGGAGAGAACTCGGAGATCGACGAGGCGACGACGGATATCGTGATCGAAAGCGCCTGTTTCAATCCGAGCAGTATCCGCAGGACGGCGAAGGCGCTGGGTATTTCCAGCGACGCGTCCTACCGATTCGAACGCGGCGTGGATATCGAGAACATCATCGGTGCCCTGGACCGAGCGACGGAACTGATCTGCTCGCTGGCCGGTGGAACGCCGGGCGAAACGATCGACGTCTATCCCGAACCGTATGTCCGTCCGACGTTCCGCGTCCGCAACGAACGTATGCGTTCGATGAACGGTATCGACGTCGACGACGCATCGATACGGTCGATCTGTACATCCATCGGATGCGAGATCGGCGATGCCGATGCATCGTCGTTCATGGTGACGGTGCCGTCGTGGCGGGTCGATCTGCATGAAGAGATCGACATCTGCGAGGAAGTGGCTCGGCTGGTCGGACTGGACAACATCCCCGCGGCGACCCATGCGCGTGTGGTCATGTCCGGTGGCGGTCTTCGGGCGGATCTCAAACCCGCGCCGTTGACGCGCAGGTTGCGGACGACGCTGGCGGACATGGGATTCAGCGAGTGCTATACGCTGGTGCAGACGTCGCCCGAGCTGGCCCAGGCCGGTGGTGGGGACGTGGTGATGCTGAAGAATGCGCTCGGCCGCGAGAACAGCGCCATGCGGACGTCGATGATGACGTCGCTGCTGGCTTCGGCTGCGCTCAATCATCGTCATGGAGCAGAGTCCATCCGTCTGTTCGAAGCGGGGAAGGTATTCTTCGCCGATGGCAAGGAGGAACTGCGCGTTCGTGAGGAAGAACGTCTGGCTTTGTTGTGGACAGGCCTGGCCGAGCGGCACTGGAGTGCCAAGGACCGCCCGGCCGATCTCTACGATGTCATCGGTACCGTGCGGACCATGCTCGAACGGTGTGGTATCGACAACGTCGTCTTCCGTCCTGCGGAAGCATCGACGATATGGTCGGTCAACGTGCTGAACGTCGTGGTACGCGGTGCGGTCATCGGTCATATCGGTCAGGTCTCTACCGCGCTTTGTGCGCAACTGGACCTCGACAGACCCGTCCATGCCGCCGAAATCGGAATACGTACGTTGCAGCAGGGAACGAAGAGCTATACGGCCATTGGCCAGTATCCGGCGATGCGTCGGGACGTCGCCTTCGTCGTCGACGATGCGGTGACGGCTGGAGACATTGCGAAGGTCGTGCGTTCGTCGTCCTCGACGCTCCTGCGCGAAGTGGACGTCTTCGACGTCTACCGTGACGTGCGTCAGCTCGGCGAGGGAAGGAAGAGTATCGGTATCGCGTTGACGTTCCGCAGTGACGAGCGCACGCTCGTCGACGGTGACGTCGACGACGTCGTTCGAAGCATTATTTCAGCCGCGGCTACGACACTTGGAGCGTCGGTTCGCGGCGGTACGGACCAGGAGAGCGCCTGA
- a CDS encoding ribonuclease Y gives MDQSVMGIVVGVAAALVGFLLTYLTGKKMAARVVADAEAKAKSVVEEASKDANNIKKEKILEAKEEAQKLRRQAESELDSKSVKVKNLEKELRKREEGLDQKFEVISKKEKQLATLDAELVKKSSSVEQKVKEIDSLVEEQNVRLERITGMSRDDAKKYLIDNMVNEARADGAQLVKDIRDEAKANARKEAQRIVLQAIQRTASDHCVESTVSVVNLQSEEMKGRIIGREGRNIRAFEAATGIDLIIDDTPEAVVISGFDAFRREVARTALERLMGDGRIHPARIEEVVEKVRKELEEELVRVGENALMELGIHNVHPEMIRYIGRMKYRSSYGQNLLSHSIEVGFLTGIMANELGLDVNLAKRAGLLHDIGKCVDRDLEGPHALLGMELVKKYKEHPLVVNAVGAHHDDIEMESPIAVLVQAADSISGARPGARRESLENYIKRLQKLEEIATSFDGVTKTYAIQAGREVRVLIEPERIDDLRADQLANDIAKRIETEMEYPGQIKVTVIRERRSSALAK, from the coding sequence ATGGATCAATCGGTGATGGGCATCGTCGTGGGCGTGGCAGCAGCGCTCGTCGGCTTTCTGCTCACATATCTTACCGGCAAGAAGATGGCTGCCCGCGTGGTAGCCGATGCCGAAGCGAAGGCCAAGTCCGTAGTGGAGGAGGCTTCGAAGGACGCCAACAACATCAAGAAGGAAAAGATTCTCGAAGCCAAGGAAGAGGCGCAGAAGCTGCGCCGCCAGGCCGAGAGCGAACTCGATTCGAAGTCGGTGAAGGTGAAGAACCTCGAGAAGGAGCTTCGCAAGCGTGAAGAAGGACTGGATCAGAAGTTCGAAGTGATCTCCAAGAAGGAGAAGCAACTTGCGACCCTCGACGCCGAACTGGTCAAGAAGTCGTCCAGCGTCGAACAGAAGGTCAAGGAAATCGATTCACTCGTCGAGGAGCAAAACGTCCGCCTCGAGCGCATCACCGGCATGAGCCGCGACGATGCCAAGAAGTATCTGATCGACAACATGGTCAACGAGGCCCGCGCCGATGGCGCCCAGCTCGTCAAGGACATCCGTGACGAAGCCAAGGCCAACGCTCGCAAGGAAGCACAACGTATCGTGCTCCAGGCCATCCAGCGCACGGCTTCCGATCATTGCGTGGAGTCGACGGTTTCGGTAGTCAACCTCCAGTCGGAAGAGATGAAGGGCCGGATCATCGGTCGTGAAGGACGGAACATCCGGGCCTTCGAAGCAGCGACGGGAATCGACCTGATCATCGATGATACACCTGAGGCCGTGGTGATTTCCGGCTTCGACGCATTCCGTCGTGAAGTGGCACGTACGGCCCTGGAACGCCTGATGGGCGACGGCCGTATCCATCCCGCCCGCATCGAGGAAGTCGTCGAGAAGGTCCGCAAGGAACTGGAAGAAGAGCTCGTACGTGTGGGCGAGAACGCTCTCATGGAACTGGGCATCCACAATGTCCACCCGGAAATGATCCGGTACATCGGCCGGATGAAGTACCGCTCGTCGTATGGACAGAACCTGCTCAGCCACTCTATCGAAGTGGGCTTCCTGACGGGTATCATGGCCAACGAACTCGGCCTCGACGTCAATCTGGCGAAGCGCGCAGGCCTCCTGCACGACATCGGAAAGTGCGTCGATCGTGACCTCGAAGGTCCTCACGCCCTTCTCGGTATGGAACTCGTCAAGAAGTACAAGGAGCATCCGCTCGTCGTCAACGCCGTCGGTGCCCACCACGACGACATCGAGATGGAATCCCCGATCGCCGTGCTCGTCCAGGCTGCCGACAGTATCAGCGGAGCCCGCCCCGGTGCCCGCCGTGAATCGCTCGAGAACTACATCAAGCGTCTGCAGAAGCTGGAAGAGATCGCCACGAGCTTCGACGGTGTCACCAAGACCTATGCCATCCAGGCAGGTCGCGAAGTGCGTGTTCTCATCGAGCCGGAGCGTATTGACGATCTGCGTGCCGATCAGCTCGCGAACGACATCGCCAAGCGCATCGAAACGGAGATGGAATATCCCGGCCAGATCAAGGTCACGGTCATCCGCGAACGTCGCAGCTCGGCTTTGGCGAAGTGA